In Thermococcus sp. MV5, the following are encoded in one genomic region:
- a CDS encoding DUF2666 family protein: protein MKIEDHIAFTANHKNWKVGDKLLAMESHEIAHFLASVSNTVNLKIPEYLTEVMNVAGIMSLAEEIAEKELWEILKTLKSPGTSRKLNPMIFEENKKLKKHLLTVAKALLAREALLNKFIVNYPEEPITELRTTLIYHDEHVNFTAKHGSWIVVKRLIIDDKTPMADIARLLSSINETTISKIPIYAEINIKGINEWFADIKKVKSEPEIKTLVDKLLHIPIENYAPKEFREHAKIYALRAALEKVGVTIDIPPKPLEKYLEKS, encoded by the coding sequence ATGAAAATCGAAGATCATATAGCTTTTACCGCGAACCATAAAAATTGGAAAGTTGGAGACAAATTACTGGCAATGGAAAGTCACGAGATAGCCCACTTTCTTGCAAGCGTGTCCAATACTGTAAACCTAAAAATTCCAGAGTATCTAACAGAGGTTATGAATGTTGCCGGAATAATGAGTTTGGCTGAGGAAATAGCGGAGAAAGAACTTTGGGAAATTTTAAAAACATTAAAATCTCCTGGAACTTCAAGAAAACTCAACCCCATGATATTTGAAGAAAATAAAAAGCTTAAAAAACACTTGCTTACCGTGGCAAAAGCTTTATTGGCCAGGGAGGCTCTTTTAAATAAGTTTATCGTCAATTATCCGGAAGAACCCATAACCGAGTTACGAACTACCCTCATCTACCATGATGAACATGTAAACTTTACCGCCAAACATGGAAGCTGGATCGTTGTGAAAAGATTGATAATTGATGACAAAACACCCATGGCGGATATTGCGAGATTACTGAGCAGCATAAATGAAACCACTATATCAAAGATCCCAATTTATGCAGAGATAAATATAAAGGGAATTAACGAGTGGTTTGCAGACATTAAAAAAGTCAAGAGTGAACCTGAGATAAAAACACTTGTTGATAAGCTCTTACACATCCCTATAGAGAATTATGCCCCAAAAGAATTCCGAGAACATGCAAAAATCTATGCACTGAGAGCGGCCCTAGAAAAAGTTGGAGTAACAATTGATATCCCACCGAAACCACTTGAAAAATACTTAGAAAAAAGTTAA
- the lonB gene encoding ATP-dependent protease LonB, with the protein MSEEISKIKNERSYGEELDLGLEFQTTEEITVPEKLIDQVIGQEHAVEVIKTAAKQKRHVLLIGEPGTGKSMLGQAMAELLPTESLEDVLVFPNPEDENMPKIKTVPACQGRQIVERYRQKAKEQDNIKSYLLLFVLFVVMLAVLMDRSAQTLLFGVFVLIVSLMALSNMRLRNQALVPKLLIDNCGKRKAPFVDATGAHAGALLGDVRHDPFQSGGLGTPAHERVEPGMIHRANKGVLFIDEVATLSIKMQQSLLTAMQEKKMPITGQSELSSGAMVRTEPAPCDFILVAAGNLDTVDKMHPALRSRIRGYGYEVYMRTTMPDTIENRRKLVRFVAQEVVKDGKIPHFTKDAVEEIVREAQKRAGRKGHLTLRLRDLGGIIRAAGDIAIREGAKYVTREHIFKALQLAKPLEKQLADWYIERKKEYQVIKSEGGEIGRVNGLAVIGEQSGIVLPIEAAVAPAASKEEGKIIVTGKLGEIAKEAVQNVSAIIKRYKGEDISKYDIHVQFLQTYEGVEGDSASISVATAVISTLEEVPVKQNVAMTGSLSVRGEVLPVGGVTPKIEAAIEAGIKQVIIPKANEQDVFLSPDKAEKIEIIPVETIDQVLQIALADSNKKEELISRIKGALPLHA; encoded by the coding sequence TTGAGCGAGGAAATTAGTAAAATCAAAAATGAACGCTCATATGGTGAAGAATTGGATTTAGGCCTTGAATTCCAGACTACTGAAGAAATTACTGTGCCTGAAAAGTTGATAGACCAGGTAATTGGCCAAGAGCATGCGGTTGAGGTTATTAAGACCGCTGCAAAGCAGAAGAGACACGTTCTATTAATAGGTGAGCCAGGAACAGGAAAGTCAATGCTTGGTCAAGCAATGGCTGAACTTTTGCCAACAGAGAGTTTAGAAGATGTATTGGTTTTTCCAAACCCCGAAGACGAAAACATGCCAAAGATAAAGACTGTCCCTGCGTGCCAAGGAAGACAAATAGTTGAACGTTATAGACAAAAGGCCAAGGAACAAGATAATATAAAGTCGTATCTCCTGCTTTTCGTGTTATTTGTTGTTATGCTGGCCGTTCTTATGGATCGTTCAGCGCAAACTTTATTGTTTGGAGTTTTTGTGCTTATAGTGTCATTAATGGCTCTTTCCAACATGAGGCTCAGAAATCAAGCGTTAGTACCTAAACTTCTCATAGATAACTGTGGAAAAAGAAAGGCCCCCTTTGTTGATGCGACTGGGGCACATGCAGGAGCACTACTTGGAGATGTTAGACACGATCCCTTCCAAAGCGGTGGTTTAGGAACTCCTGCCCATGAACGTGTTGAACCGGGCATGATCCATAGGGCTAACAAGGGAGTTCTCTTCATAGATGAAGTGGCAACTTTAAGCATAAAAATGCAACAAAGCTTGCTCACTGCAATGCAAGAAAAAAAGATGCCAATAACAGGACAAAGCGAACTATCAAGTGGGGCCATGGTAAGGACAGAACCAGCCCCATGTGATTTTATCCTTGTAGCAGCTGGAAACTTGGATACTGTTGATAAGATGCATCCTGCCCTGCGTTCAAGAATAAGAGGTTACGGTTATGAAGTTTACATGAGAACTACAATGCCTGACACTATAGAGAACAGAAGAAAGCTTGTTCGCTTCGTTGCCCAAGAAGTTGTAAAAGATGGTAAGATCCCCCACTTCACAAAAGATGCCGTTGAGGAGATAGTTAGAGAGGCCCAAAAGAGGGCTGGTAGAAAGGGGCACCTTACACTTCGCCTTAGGGATCTTGGAGGGATTATAAGAGCTGCAGGTGATATTGCTATTAGAGAAGGTGCAAAATACGTAACGAGAGAGCACATTTTCAAGGCCCTTCAACTTGCAAAACCCCTTGAAAAACAGTTGGCCGATTGGTACATTGAGAGAAAGAAAGAGTATCAGGTAATTAAGAGTGAAGGTGGGGAGATAGGTAGAGTTAACGGTTTAGCAGTTATAGGGGAGCAAAGTGGTATTGTGTTGCCGATTGAGGCTGCTGTTGCACCAGCAGCAAGTAAAGAAGAAGGAAAGATAATTGTCACTGGAAAACTAGGTGAGATAGCAAAGGAAGCTGTGCAAAACGTTTCAGCTATAATAAAGCGCTATAAGGGAGAAGACATAAGCAAGTATGATATCCACGTCCAGTTCTTGCAGACTTATGAAGGAGTTGAGGGTGATAGTGCAAGTATAAGTGTTGCAACTGCTGTCATCTCGACCCTTGAAGAGGTTCCAGTAAAACAAAATGTTGCTATGACGGGTTCGTTGAGTGTTAGAGGTGAAGTACTTCCAGTCGGAGGAGTAACACCGAAAATAGAAGCAGCGATTGAAGCAGGCATAAAACAAGTTATAATACCCAAAGCAAATGAACAGGATGTATTCCTAAGCCCAGATAAAGCAGAAAAAATTGAAATAATTCCTGTTGAGACTATAGATCAAGTGCTTCAAATAGCTCTTGCGGATTCAAATAAGAAAGAAGAACTCATAAGCAGAATTAAAGGGGCTCTGCCACTTCATGCGTAA
- a CDS encoding glycosyltransferase, which yields MLPEILLGIILLWDGYFFLRYLLSLFIPYKTRRHLPLVTVLIPAYNEERTIVETIKSVLSQDYPNFEVIVIDDGSEDSTFEKANLVSHPNLRVFKKKHEGKARALNFGLSKARGEIIVTTDADTVLAPNALRGLIERVYSKEIVGVGGQVRVLGGSFLERAQDVEHLRIAMFRRAKELEDLSVAPGPISAFKKEALEKIGGFVDSEVEDYATTKEIKKLGKVVYAPKAKAYTKMPKTLKVLWKQRKRWFIGDLKHLGGGFEKDLGFLLLGDFIAFLDILIPVVLLLTKNWSLLTLFIGFEVLTSLVPTVVEGGTVVNALLFPVFLWYWAVFYLSLHVYGYFSKLCHKI from the coding sequence ATGCTGCCTGAAATACTCCTAGGAATAATACTCCTTTGGGATGGTTATTTTTTCTTAAGGTATCTACTCAGCCTTTTTATCCCATATAAAACTAGGAGGCATCTTCCACTTGTCACTGTTTTAATACCAGCATACAATGAGGAAAGGACTATCGTTGAGACAATAAAGTCGGTTCTCTCTCAGGATTATCCGAATTTTGAAGTAATTGTCATTGATGATGGGAGTGAAGATAGCACTTTTGAAAAGGCAAACTTAGTCTCTCATCCGAATCTTAGAGTTTTTAAAAAGAAACACGAGGGAAAAGCAAGAGCTCTGAACTTTGGTCTCTCAAAAGCCAGAGGAGAGATAATAGTTACCACTGATGCAGATACTGTGTTGGCACCAAATGCATTGAGAGGATTGATTGAACGCGTCTATTCAAAGGAGATTGTAGGAGTTGGTGGTCAAGTTCGAGTTTTGGGAGGCTCTTTCCTTGAGAGAGCTCAAGATGTGGAACATCTCAGGATAGCCATGTTTAGAAGGGCCAAAGAACTTGAGGATCTAAGTGTTGCTCCAGGTCCAATATCAGCTTTTAAAAAAGAGGCCTTAGAAAAAATTGGAGGTTTTGTTGATAGTGAAGTTGAAGATTATGCAACTACAAAAGAAATCAAAAAGTTAGGAAAAGTTGTTTATGCCCCAAAGGCAAAAGCCTATACAAAAATGCCAAAAACACTTAAGGTTCTCTGGAAACAGCGAAAGAGATGGTTTATTGGGGATTTGAAGCACTTAGGAGGAGGATTTGAAAAAGACTTGGGCTTCCTACTTTTGGGAGATTTTATAGCTTTTTTGGATATATTAATCCCTGTTGTACTTCTTTTAACTAAAAACTGGAGCTTATTAACTCTATTCATAGGCTTCGAGGTTTTGACTTCTCTTGTTCCTACGGTGGTGGAGGGAGGAACAGTGGTAAATGCTTTGCTTTTTCCAGTCTTTTTGTGGTATTGGGCCGTTTTCTATTTGTCACTTCACGTTTATGGATACTTCTCCAAGCTTTGCCACAAAATTTAA
- the tgtA gene encoding tRNA guanosine(15) transglycosylase TgtA, which translates to MSEFRFEIKARDAAGRIGRIEVNGKKLETPAIMPVVNPKQLIVTPKELKKIGFDIIITNSYIIYKDEKLKEEALEKGIHDLLDYDGIIEVDSGSFQLMRYGGVDITNREIIKFQHKIGVDIGTFLDIPTIPDAPREKAEDDLKITLERAREAEELKNIAMNATVQGSTHLDLRTHAAKRLSEMNFEIHPIGAVVPLMESYRYKDLVDIVIASKVGLRPDRPVHLFGAGHPMIFALAVAMGIDLFDSASYALYAKDDRYMTPEGTKRLEELEYFPCSCPVCSRYTPQELREMPKEERTRLLALHNLWVIREELNRVKQAIKEGTLWELVDERSRSHPKMFAAYKRLLEYKEYLEENEPITKASAFFKVSEEMMRTPVVLRAKTRAEKVKEKFSKTMRHPIFGEIPKYLGLSFPFAQSEGEEDFVIEKPSKDEVKFYVQAVAEYQFGEGASEAFKEVFVELSRKTGMPRQIKVKGKHIATFRAEDGLLTLGIEGAKRLHSFLPYPRMRVVVNEDAEPFAKRGKNVFAKFVIDADESIRPYDEVLVVNKNDELLATGQSLLNGRELKIFQQGLAVKVRRGIER; encoded by the coding sequence ATGAGTGAGTTCAGATTTGAGATAAAGGCGAGAGACGCAGCGGGTAGAATAGGGCGAATTGAAGTCAATGGAAAGAAACTGGAGACTCCGGCAATAATGCCGGTTGTAAATCCAAAGCAGCTTATAGTGACTCCAAAAGAACTGAAAAAGATAGGATTTGACATCATTATCACAAACTCTTATATCATTTACAAAGACGAAAAGCTTAAAGAAGAGGCTCTTGAAAAGGGTATCCATGACCTTCTGGATTATGACGGAATAATAGAAGTGGATTCTGGTAGTTTTCAGCTTATGCGATATGGAGGAGTTGACATAACCAATAGAGAGATAATTAAGTTTCAACATAAAATCGGGGTAGACATAGGAACTTTTCTTGACATTCCCACAATACCAGATGCCCCCAGAGAAAAAGCTGAAGATGACCTGAAGATAACTCTTGAGAGGGCTAGAGAAGCTGAAGAACTTAAAAACATAGCAATGAATGCGACAGTTCAAGGCTCAACACATCTTGATTTGAGAACTCATGCGGCAAAAAGACTCAGTGAAATGAACTTTGAGATTCATCCTATAGGAGCAGTTGTTCCTCTTATGGAAAGTTATCGATATAAGGACTTGGTTGATATTGTTATAGCTTCAAAGGTCGGTTTGAGGCCAGATAGACCGGTTCATTTATTTGGGGCTGGACACCCAATGATATTTGCTCTTGCCGTGGCCATGGGAATTGACCTCTTTGACTCTGCATCTTACGCCCTTTATGCGAAGGACGATCGTTACATGACTCCTGAAGGAACCAAACGGCTCGAGGAGCTTGAATATTTCCCGTGTTCTTGTCCAGTCTGCTCTCGTTACACTCCCCAAGAGTTAAGGGAAATGCCGAAAGAGGAGAGAACAAGATTATTGGCCCTTCACAACCTCTGGGTCATTAGGGAGGAACTTAACAGAGTAAAACAAGCAATAAAAGAAGGTACTCTCTGGGAATTGGTGGATGAACGCTCGAGGTCCCATCCCAAGATGTTTGCCGCTTATAAAAGACTCCTTGAGTATAAGGAATATCTAGAGGAAAATGAACCAATAACAAAGGCTTCAGCCTTTTTCAAAGTGAGTGAGGAAATGATGAGAACACCAGTAGTTTTAAGGGCCAAAACAAGGGCTGAGAAGGTTAAAGAGAAATTCTCGAAAACAATGAGACATCCAATTTTTGGGGAGATTCCAAAATATCTTGGCTTGAGTTTTCCTTTTGCTCAAAGCGAAGGTGAAGAGGACTTTGTTATAGAAAAGCCCAGTAAAGATGAGGTTAAGTTTTACGTCCAAGCAGTCGCTGAATATCAGTTCGGAGAAGGGGCAAGTGAAGCGTTTAAGGAGGTTTTCGTCGAATTATCTAGGAAAACAGGAATGCCAAGACAAATAAAGGTTAAAGGCAAGCATATAGCAACTTTCAGGGCTGAAGATGGTCTTTTAACTCTTGGAATTGAAGGAGCTAAGAGACTTCACTCATTTCTTCCGTATCCGAGGATGAGGGTTGTTGTCAATGAGGATGCAGAACCTTTTGCAAAAAGAGGAAAAAATGTCTTTGCAAAGTTTGTAATTGATGCCGATGAGAGTATAAGACCTTATGATGAAGTGCTTGTAGTGAATAAGAATGATGAACTTTTGGCAACTGGGCAGAGCTTATTGAATGGTAGAGAACTAAAGATTTTCCAGCAGGGATTAGCTGTAAAGGTAAGAAGAGGAATTGAACGGTGA
- a CDS encoding ATP-binding protein — protein sequence MSKVGIVYGESSTDYFTFIVDPRNMPNFGEFVVVRNRNGDEVLAVVKGVRNINWLMGAGKGSYDYIEKTVNVFSKGVIDKSESIIASAKVLGVLKTKEDIERGNFEFRQIPNRVPIKPGEVVKLANDEDLKKIFSNGHIKIGRLLARENVEVGLDVNKLVSRHFAVLAVTGAGKSNTIAVLSKEIIDKTNGTIVILDPHGEYSTLSWRSSRVNPIKATIDPAKIKVSELATLLGVAENAALQRRFLSLAYYTVEWEAKKNSKILGGMAFVNALENKVEEWIRAYESKEKGEDVIIKYYDSQGKQLERKIQSRDLDSLIRLKDYLQELKANFGEFIKLGNILSEIVPGMVNVIDLSGMEEDQMIALASYLLRGILKHRVQYMKAVRMNDSSKIRETKEKFPALTKPILVIVEEAHIFAPREHKTQAAYWLGKIAREGRKFGIGLGIVSQRPKKLDDDILSQTNTKIILRLVEPHDQRYVQQASEQISEDLLIDIASLGIGEAVVVGFAIPLPAMVKIYNFKEEFNGYYGGGDIDIVKEWSEIEEENEITLEDLAGE from the coding sequence ATGAGTAAAGTTGGTATTGTTTATGGAGAATCAAGCACTGACTACTTTACTTTTATTGTTGATCCAAGGAACATGCCCAATTTTGGTGAATTTGTGGTGGTTAGGAATAGAAACGGAGATGAGGTTCTTGCAGTTGTTAAAGGCGTGAGAAATATAAACTGGCTCATGGGAGCTGGGAAAGGAAGTTATGACTATATCGAAAAAACAGTCAATGTTTTTTCTAAAGGTGTCATCGATAAAAGTGAGTCGATAATAGCTAGTGCTAAGGTTCTGGGTGTTCTTAAGACTAAAGAGGACATAGAAAGGGGAAATTTTGAATTCAGACAGATACCAAATAGAGTGCCCATTAAACCGGGGGAAGTAGTTAAGCTAGCAAACGATGAAGACCTGAAGAAGATTTTTTCTAATGGCCACATAAAAATTGGCCGTCTCTTGGCGAGAGAAAATGTTGAAGTTGGATTAGATGTAAATAAGCTTGTTTCAAGACATTTTGCAGTTTTAGCTGTTACGGGAGCAGGGAAATCTAATACTATAGCAGTTCTCTCAAAAGAAATTATTGATAAGACCAATGGAACCATAGTTATTCTCGATCCTCATGGTGAGTACTCAACCCTTTCATGGAGAAGTTCAAGGGTAAATCCGATAAAAGCTACTATTGATCCTGCGAAAATAAAAGTAAGTGAGCTTGCGACACTTTTAGGAGTTGCAGAAAATGCTGCACTTCAAAGGCGATTCTTAAGCTTGGCCTATTACACTGTGGAATGGGAAGCAAAGAAGAACTCAAAAATCCTAGGAGGCATGGCCTTTGTAAATGCCCTAGAAAACAAAGTTGAAGAATGGATTCGAGCGTATGAAAGTAAAGAGAAGGGTGAAGATGTTATTATTAAATATTACGATTCTCAAGGGAAGCAGCTTGAAAGGAAAATACAGTCGCGAGATCTAGACTCACTAATAAGATTAAAGGACTATCTTCAAGAACTTAAAGCCAATTTTGGCGAGTTCATAAAGCTAGGAAACATATTATCGGAAATAGTCCCTGGAATGGTTAATGTTATAGATTTAAGTGGCATGGAAGAGGATCAAATGATTGCTCTTGCCTCTTATCTTTTAAGAGGAATATTAAAACACAGGGTTCAGTATATGAAGGCAGTTAGAATGAATGATTCCTCAAAAATAAGGGAAACTAAAGAAAAGTTCCCTGCATTGACAAAGCCTATTCTCGTGATAGTTGAGGAAGCCCATATATTTGCTCCTCGGGAACACAAAACTCAAGCCGCTTACTGGCTGGGTAAGATTGCTAGGGAAGGAAGAAAATTTGGTATAGGGCTTGGTATAGTATCTCAAAGGCCTAAGAAACTTGATGATGATATACTGAGCCAAACAAACACGAAAATAATCCTTCGGTTAGTTGAGCCTCATGACCAAAGATACGTGCAACAGGCAAGCGAACAAATAAGCGAGGACCTGCTTATAGATATAGCCTCTCTTGGAATTGGTGAAGCTGTAGTCGTAGGTTTTGCAATACCGTTACCTGCTATGGTAAAAATATACAACTTTAAAGAAGAGTTTAATGGATATTATGGTGGAGGGGACATTGATATCGTAAAAGAATGGAGTGAGATTGAAGAGGAGAATGAGATAACTCTGGAAGACCTTGCAGGTGAATGA
- a CDS encoding exonuclease SbcCD subunit D, whose translation MKFAHIADAHLGREQFQQPFRYRDYLNAFRQAIEKSIDERVDFILLAGDLFHVSKPSPKAIRDAVEILNLVKKKDIPVFAIEGNHDKTIRETSIYDLLEHLGLIYTVGIKKTPRESEFQKSVKKGNLYLVYGVFGDIEIYGLRHNNRWQLIKNGRSILKSIFRGGSNSVLMLHQAIDYLAEGTPYKDAFDLKLSEIPEGFRYYALGHIHMKKELRREESGLSGDIIYPGSLERTEIREASHRITYDRRISVKKLEENIKGFYVVEDFEPRFVEIEARPFYNVLIKGNSKIELRNKISDIKEHVERDSIVLITLEGVVKGGVHVSEFYDLLKDWDLSYYNFNNRVSSEVVGIDPTKTVDELLNEILSDFERELFLQLANEPRKFSEELDNFIDWLMDVYKHPKSPRKAQVIEEEHKEEQKEDKPKLKGPKAKTIDAWLGMR comes from the coding sequence ATGAAATTTGCTCACATAGCAGATGCTCATCTGGGAAGGGAGCAGTTCCAACAACCCTTTAGGTACAGAGATTATCTAAACGCTTTTAGACAGGCTATAGAAAAGTCAATAGATGAGAGGGTAGACTTTATACTGCTTGCAGGTGATCTTTTTCACGTAAGTAAGCCATCTCCAAAAGCTATTCGAGACGCAGTAGAAATTTTGAACTTAGTAAAGAAGAAGGATATACCGGTTTTTGCAATAGAGGGTAACCACGATAAAACAATAAGAGAAACTTCAATATACGATCTGCTTGAGCATTTGGGATTAATCTACACCGTTGGAATAAAGAAAACTCCAAGAGAGAGCGAGTTTCAGAAAAGTGTGAAGAAGGGAAATCTGTATCTTGTCTATGGGGTTTTTGGAGATATTGAAATTTATGGTCTGAGGCATAACAATAGATGGCAACTTATTAAAAATGGACGAAGTATCCTAAAGAGTATTTTTAGAGGAGGTTCTAATTCGGTTTTAATGCTTCACCAGGCAATTGATTATCTTGCTGAGGGCACACCCTACAAAGATGCCTTTGACTTGAAACTCAGTGAGATTCCGGAAGGATTTAGGTACTATGCATTGGGTCATATACACATGAAAAAGGAACTTAGAAGAGAAGAAAGTGGTCTTTCGGGAGATATTATATATCCAGGATCATTAGAACGGACTGAAATTAGAGAAGCGAGTCACAGGATAACTTACGATAGGAGAATAAGTGTTAAAAAACTTGAAGAGAACATTAAGGGCTTCTATGTTGTTGAGGACTTTGAGCCACGTTTTGTAGAAATAGAAGCTCGACCATTTTATAATGTCCTAATAAAAGGAAATTCAAAAATAGAACTCAGAAATAAGATTTCTGATATTAAGGAACATGTAGAAAGAGATAGTATAGTACTCATAACTCTTGAAGGGGTTGTTAAAGGAGGAGTGCATGTAAGCGAGTTCTATGATCTGTTAAAAGATTGGGATCTCTCATATTACAATTTTAATAATAGAGTGTCTTCAGAGGTAGTGGGGATAGATCCAACGAAAACTGTAGACGAGCTTTTAAATGAGATATTGTCTGATTTTGAAAGGGAATTATTCTTACAACTTGCAAATGAGCCAAGAAAGTTCTCAGAAGAACTTGATAACTTTATTGATTGGTTGATGGACGTATATAAACATCCCAAGTCCCCAAGGAAGGCACAAGTCATTGAAGAGGAACATAAAGAGGAACAAAAGGAAGATAAACCTAAGTTAAAGGGTCCCAAAGCTAAGACTATCGATGCTTGGCTTGGTATGAGGTGA